Genomic DNA from Raphanus sativus cultivar WK10039 unplaced genomic scaffold, ASM80110v3 Scaffold2768, whole genome shotgun sequence:
GAGACTTATCCGCAAAATTATCAGTGTTGCATATTCCGTACGTACATATTTAAAAGAAGGAAATGCAGGGCTTGGCGATATGAAACATTAAAGAGTTGTACACGACATGTTTTCATCCAAATTAAAAGCTGTATACATTTTGGTAAATTGATGAGGCCAGCCCAAAAATGATATTTGTTGTGTGAACTGAAACTattatcaataataataaaattattagtgTTGTGCAGCTTGATTCTAGTCATTTTGTTTGGTAAAAGATATAGATGACCCATGACGTCACCCATGTTTGGTAAAAGCATCTCCGACAGTAACACCAAAATTTGTGTTCAAATTATACTAAATTTAAGTGTTTTAATTTGGTGTCAATTTTTTGTCATCTTCAGACACCAAATATtacaccaaaaataatattatatattatttaatattttaaattttaataaatatatatgtttattatttgaaattaataaataattgttttatcacgctttgtttataaaattttcgtaattatatgtttataaaatttatttacatttatattttttagtttaacaatattatactatttattttatataaaaaactatattaaaaattagaaaacattaattatgaaatgcacataacaaaataatatatttatttaataaaatttgtattagttattaataaagttttaactatattataaaaatattattttaaaatttggtgaatttaataatattaaatataacttaaaaattataattaatattttaaaataaatggtaataatcatttagtgatttttttttcaatataaaataaaatacaaatattctatgatattttatttttttacaacataaacatgataataataatttagtgatttcttaattgaaaataaaataaaagatattttaactatgtaaaaataatccaagaatataaataatacattatatttatatttagttacaaattcgaactaattaataataattatttaaacaaatttaaactgattaataataattaaattatactattcaatgaaacataataaaatatttggtgtaatataaatattacactaaATTTAGTGTAATACTATTCACTTTACATCAAATTTTGGTGAGATAATGTCATTTTTAGTATTCTATTGGAAATGAAATTACACATAATTTACTGTTTTGATGTCTCGTTGGAATTGGTCTAACAGAATGGCGCTCACgaattttctttattaaaaaaatctatcttaGTAAAAAAGATATAGATTAAATTGAGTTTTATTGAGTTGATTTGTTTTAATGCTAAGGATTCAGCGCTatgttttctgatttttcttACACCAGGTGGAAATGGCCAAATGAGGAATAGGCGCAGAGGAGGATTgctttttctgatttttatttacaaattgttttattttctcataAAAATCTACACATGTTTTTGTAAAACACGatacaaatctttttttataaatagatacatatatttgtatttgGACGTACGTATGACTAAGACTTTCTaacatttttaatgaaaataccATGTAACatttacaaattacaaatacatataaaGTTCAGAAAATTAATATCATGGTACTatcattctttttcttataaTGTGATATTAGGGTCAGAAATAAGTTGCATGTAACACTACAATACGATCATTTCACCGATGAATATTAAGCACCGCATGAACCCTATTAGATAATTATTTGTGGTGAGTGCATTGGATTTGTTTATGGTAAGGAACTTGTCAGTATCATCCCGAGATATACAGAAAATTATGTCAGACTTTTTTCACTATTTTGAAATAGAATAGTTtgctatatattatttttagaatatgttgccaaaaaaagttttagaatATCAGATATATTAGTAATATATGTCCTAATGAAAGTAGATAAAACCAAGCCAGACTGGAAGCTTCTAGTCCCTCTTATTGATTTCCAAACTCCAGTTCCAGATCTGAATATCCACTCGTATGATATTTTGTGCACTGTGATGTCATGTGTCGTACACCTGTTTACGACTTTATTCTCTGCCTAGTTTTGCTCTCGTAACGCCGCTTTATTAGCAGTTAAAAGCGGTATTGCCGCAATAGTTAGATAAATATAAACAACAACGAGTCATGGCTCCGATGAATAACTTTATAATCACTCACGACTTTGATTTAGCGTTTCCAACGTTCcgcaaaagagaagaaaactgTGTCGGTTCACCAAAATCAACACACCGCATATTCCTCTTTTTATTCTATGGTTCCCTAATGGTACCAGACAACTTTTAATACGAGAGATGTACCTAATGTCCATGACTCTCTCACATCTCCGACCAAGGCCACCATTACcatattaatcaaaacaaaacataaaaacttaATTACATAAATCATTATTTTGAAATGGTCAAGAATAAACTAAAACAACTGCAGCTTTACAGAGGTTTTTGATTAGGTAACGCTTAATAAACACATTTCTTAAAGAAAACCATGTGGTCATGTATAGAATATTCGATTAAGTAAAAAATACTTACAGATGCATGAACTTCCATGTctgaaataaacaaaacaactGCCCAAAACCATCCACTAACTACTAATCATCCTACTTGACCATATTCTGACCacgattaagaaaatatacaatgAGCAATTTGCATTAGAAGAAAATTCTTACTAATCTTTTTTGAAGACatttatttgaccaaaaaagcGAATGAAAAAGGAATAAAACGGATCACCGTAGTTTTCACGGCTTCCAACACCTTCACACCGTACGTGTCCCTTTCGTACTTTCCATGTTCGTCATTCTAGCCATAAACACATCgaaataacaaatatttaattgtataatTAAATACTCCCTCCATTCCTGAAAGTAGGATTTTccggattttatttttgttccacaaagatagattttctatatttttaaggtaattttgtatatttttgaggATCAtttattgtgaatatttgaactgattaaattttattggtagatagttattggaaattgtataaaaagataaaatagtaaattaaattgcaaatatttattatagtcttaataaacgtgaaaactctataaaattttattttcaggaACGGAGGGACTGAACACTTTgtacaaaaagataaaaaagaagtgccaaaaaaaaaaagaaaaagtattaAATGGACATTAACCTTTCACCTTTAAAACCGTACGCACATAGCTCAACAAACCCTCACACTaccataaaaaaataaaaaatctgatttccctttctttcttcttgttcttgttctcaATACTCCAATGGGTTTCGGTagatctccttcttcttcctctgctcTGAAATGGCTTGGTTTCGTTACGGCTGTTTGGGTCCAAGCCATCTCCGGCAACAACTACACCTTCTCCAACTACTCAGACGCTCTCAAGTCCCTAATGAACCTCACTCAGCTTGAGCTCAACAGCCTCTCCGTTGCTAAAGACGTCGGAAAAGCTTTCGGCATCCTCGCCGGACTTGCTTCCGACCGTCTCTCCACTCCCGTCATCCTCCTCATCGGCTGTTTCGAAGGTCTTATCGGTTACGGTGTACAATGGCTCGTCGTGAGCCAAACGATCCAGCCTCTACCTTATTGGCAAGTAAGTGCTTCATTAGATTCCCtactttccaaaaatagaaaccctaaaagttttaatttggaaactctgtttttttttcttgtgtgtgTAGATGTGTATCTTTCTCTGTATGGGAGGAAACAGCACGACGTGGATGAACACGGCGGTTCTCGTTACTTGCATAAGAAACTTCCGGCGGAACCGTGGTCCCGTCTCCGGGATTCTGAAAGGCTACGTCGGTCTGAGCACCGCGATATTCACTGACGTGTGCACTGCTCTGTTCTCCGCCGACCCGGCTTCCTTTCTTGTCCTCCTCTCCGTCGTGCCTTTCGCCGTCTGTCTAACGGCGGTTTTATTCCTCCGCGAGATCCCTCCGGCGGCTTCCGTCGCGGAGGAAAACGAAGAGTCGAGGTACTTCGCCGTGTTCAACGTCGTCGCAATCGTGATCGCCGTGTACCTCCAGTCGTACGACATCATCGGAGTCAAGACCGGAGCCGTCTCCATCGCGTTCGCCTCCGTGCTTCTCATCTTGCTGGCTTCTCCTATCGCCATCCCTTTCCACGCCTACGTTCGGAGTTTGAATCTGAAAAACAGCGACGAAGAAGACGCGGAGGAGCCGCTGCTGAGATCGGAGATCGCGGAGGAGACGGTCGTCGGTGCCGCAACGGCGACGGATAACGAGTTGCCACCGTCTCCTAAGCTTCTAAAGGAGGAGGAggcagaagagaagaagaggccGGTTCTTGGAGATGAACACACTATATTGGAAGCGTTGTTGACCGTTGACTTTTGGGTGTTGTTTGTGTCGTTCCTGTGTGGAGTAGGCACTGGTTTAGCAGTGATGAACAACATGGGTCAGATCGGGCTTGCGCTTGGTTACACAGACGTGTCTATCTTTGTCTCCATGATGAGCATTTGGGGGTTCTTTGGTCGGCTTCTCTCCGGTACCATCTCCGAGTATTTTATCAAGTAAGtcacttcactaaactctctccACCAGTTAATAGATTCGTTAGAATTTGGGAAAATGATTTAATAATTGGAATCATAGATCTTGTTAAAGTAGTAACGTGATTTGTAAACTTCTCATAATCATTTTAATGCACACTCAAAGCAAACTATTCCAAGTGAAAGTTTCACTTTTTTTGCTTTGCCTCAAAGGAAGACGAGAGTCTATTATTATGTCttgctttcttcttctgttaCTGCGGgttgaatatttttttcatttacattttttttaaagatatttttttttgcatttacgTGATATTTCCTTTTAATAAATTTCCAATAAAAATCATGAAATGTATTTAATGGAGAAGTTTCCATGTCTAGCAATGGACCCGTCCAATATCTAGTGGCAGGGGaccataagaaaaaaaagatttccaTTTTGTTTTCgcacacattttttttttgcgttgAAAGatcttttttagattttataagttatataataataattttatttgacaATGAGATCGTGGCGAAAAcaacatgtttttttctttctttcgtgGGTCCTCTATATAATGTTGTTAATTAATCAAAACTTTTATTACATTGACTAATCTTGAAAGTCTGatgttttctttcttaaataaatagaaaatatggAACTCCAAGACCATTATGGAATGCGGCATCACAAATCCTCATGGCCGTAGGATATCTAGTGATGGCTTTAGCCATGCCCGGTTCTCTATACATCGGTTCAATGGTTGTTGGGGTTTGCTACGGAGTCCGGTTAGCCATAACAGTACCGACAGCCTCCGAGCTATTCGGCCTCAAATACTACGGACTCATCTACAACATCCTCATACTGAACTTACCACTTGGCTCGTTCCTCTTCTCGGGTCTTCTCGCTGGTTTACTCTATGATGCCCAAGCTACACCAACTCCTGGTGGAGGCAATACGTGTGTAGGAGCCCATTGTTTCCGTCTTGTCTTTATTGTAATGGGGTTTACTTCCATTATAGGTGTTGGTCTTGACATCTTGCTTGCGTTTAGAACGAAGGATATATATGCGAGGATTCATGGGAGCAAGAATGCTAAGAAACCTAGTGGTAATCTTCGATGAGTCTCAAGTTGAAtacatgattttcttttagtaAAATCATTTTTGGGTATGTTACTTATACTAGTATTTTGTGtctatttttgaaagtttttatgttaattattttactaGACGGTATGGATGAATTGTACACTTTGTACATTCGTGATTATTGTTGTTAAAGGCGGTTTAAGTGTATTAAACCAGTTGTATGGTCTACGTTCATATAATGGGAAATCGATGAATTACATTTTCTCTCTATTTGATTTCTGTTAGTTATAATATGTCTAAGTGAATGGTATATACCTTCATCATTGTAAATACTTTGATATAAAAAAgcttgtaaatattttaatcacaaaattttTTAGTCAACCCAAAAACCTATCATTTTGGTATACAAAGATTATGGTTCACAGTAATGTCTAAAGACTAGCAATGTTTTCACAATTGTTGTTTACTTGTTTGCATGCACTTTCTCTGTTAAACAATAGTTATGCATCTTGTTTACAAATGACCTAAACTAGAATGTACTTCTAAACTGTATATGACTGGAATTATTCTACATGGATTAATTTCATTTACTTCCCACAGAAACAAGTAAAAAGACAATTTAAATCACGCAGAAACCTAATGATGTAAAGAGAACAAAACTTTAAATAAGAAGGCAAGACAAGCTTAACTCAGATATAATTTGGTGTATAATCTAAATTAATACATAGTAGTTTTGACTTACAACATAGTCTACACACTTGTAACAATGTCTATGAGCATCATCAATGTATATATACAGAGAGCTTCATAAAACGTTGGACAAGACAAACTGAACACCTCAAAGATGAAACAAAACTCGCccgggagaagaagaagagaatgttCATACTTTAGAGCGCAGCTTTGACATAGATTAATGAAACCCTCTTGACCCTCTAGATTGATAAAGCTCCAATCTACTCTTAGCTTCTGGTAATATCTCATCGATCATCGGTGCTTCCACCAAATGAGATTGCTTTGTGGACCACTCAAGCACCACAAGAACCTCTTCTTGCGCTAGAGTCTCACTATCAGGTACACTCAGTGCGATGTAACATAGTAGTACCAAAGCCGGGACTTGAACCATTTGTTCTCCAAAGTAAACCAACTGAATCAGATGCTTTGCACCACCTGCTGCTATGATCGCTTTAGAGTGGTTATCACGCAAGAAATTCTCCGTACACGAGAACTTGATAAGCGCAACCGCTGCTTCCATTGAAACCTCAGCTTCTCTTTCGTCAAGAAGCTTCACAAGCGGTGCGATGATCCTTGTCTCCGTAGCA
This window encodes:
- the LOC108822173 gene encoding protein NUCLEAR FUSION DEFECTIVE 4, producing MGFGRSPSSSSALKWLGFVTAVWVQAISGNNYTFSNYSDALKSLMNLTQLELNSLSVAKDVGKAFGILAGLASDRLSTPVILLIGCFEGLIGYGVQWLVVSQTIQPLPYWQMCIFLCMGGNSTTWMNTAVLVTCIRNFRRNRGPVSGILKGYVGLSTAIFTDVCTALFSADPASFLVLLSVVPFAVCLTAVLFLREIPPAASVAEENEESRYFAVFNVVAIVIAVYLQSYDIIGVKTGAVSIAFASVLLILLASPIAIPFHAYVRSLNLKNSDEEDAEEPLLRSEIAEETVVGAATATDNELPPSPKLLKEEEAEEKKRPVLGDEHTILEALLTVDFWVLFVSFLCGVGTGLAVMNNMGQIGLALGYTDVSIFVSMMSIWGFFGRLLSGTISEYFIKKYGTPRPLWNAASQILMAVGYLVMALAMPGSLYIGSMVVGVCYGVRLAITVPTASELFGLKYYGLIYNILILNLPLGSFLFSGLLAGLLYDAQATPTPGGGNTCVGAHCFRLVFIVMGFTSIIGVGLDILLAFRTKDIYARIHGSKNAKKPSGNLR